A portion of the Caenorhabditis elegans chromosome III genome contains these proteins:
- the gei-8 gene encoding Nuclear receptor corepressor 1 (Confirmed by transcript evidence), translating to MESFKELAREYDEKFKAFQDDLQKWEETSERKEYAEFHRVQAESEFPELKREREDRERWARAERIRGEDEKSMLAKEHADKKIRLGVAKIPRLLTESERKMDEFVERPGSILKDMKKEHRQSVLDRLEEWSPEERSLFKSRQADHVKIFHGLTEFFVDKTASDLVLFYYMNKKTEDYKKDFKPKKRVTKYKVGAFPSVEELAYFRMMPPLDFSSFPKNSLMCYFCCRTVNGIDLNGTFMPKEAYEIFAICPDEDRVVCSGCREEAAKLYKDNRCFGNRCSNQKKRANRVNRNIPLDFADFPVRTRAFIMDKLGSTRVAVKFCTPCKNALTRWINDVNNKEETIMAELLNYEGQVGWTDDEKTKLVTLINSSPTLDWVSISEGMNRRPNECKMQYDAMNGVKTQPMIEEVDEEDGNGQEEGGDALVNTPTTSSAAARRSGLARNAKKPVRTPRAPRSAGGRRTGGAVTRAQAVPKPVEDLGEEIDEMEIEDNDEDASRGSRGKDSKAPSDRDGSPADMEGDSPEGQDQDADQDQDQDQDVDEEEEEVIVRDIDSPVKTLLSPKILSGGHKPDFPPVPRIQKPSTSSQPPPPEPMDTKENESDDGEEDNDILEIDVDEPPAKRPTPTSSSSHLIGSSSVGGSERELGGRGLVQQQQQQQPQAQSAAPPVTVSTAAAATAERLVNATSPSPSVASQHLVPTETSTSVPPVTIVPPAIQQPVVVISGAAPQFTQQQTTHSPALIAQPIPQQLIPQRVSTPAQILTPTPVRPTAASTPSMDQFLGLFKQQQQQQQQQPQQSNLMQQLGNINPQFLALLLQQQQQQQQVQQAQVQAAQTQGSLTSGTPFQAQQRPDEALQKLFSSPEMLGTLLNAKYQFPQFPQAIQQNPLLMNAQHQLILQQQQLAMQHAQAQAAQAAQAQAAQAAQAQAQAQAEAKLKTQAAQAKAQADAQARVQTQQQAHLKAQAQAQYQMNRPQLIPASVQMPIGINTAYHQKSLTPSETSASATPPAHRPRAATTVGSKMPAGRSNVQEAELRTLKEELIKRIRLFRDRIAEDAHLKREEENIVTYTAQIQASRVQYNTEILGQMKQRYEQAAARRIEIVKELDEPAKFINGVQNKFNDFSVFKLDEIDRQTLHEILQRYAAEQKPDQLQQQQNDFHNLLRQNNIGIRQAQYPALQASPHQAAIIQHQQQQEAFKKLQQQHQDAQKRKLEAPVSSATPQVKRIALSQSSPVQRFSQHPNGTLPHNLAVVYQNKMPQDREKLLQEQQLNQYLFAAQQQHLQQQQQHHGTQPEQKSKRKSGIESITSMQGAPHRHIQLAGPSSSRIQSGRGVSPALSASRSVAPTISGAAGRSITAGTSGHSSTSDYNKELAERMNEVFKPTHPQLLQTKASAMNSNAVSPANTNNSDEIECVYQGPPKTPASIKRLQPTEGPRTLSGQRMKSILSVPAHQRRSSIPPVKTEDEAMECLSMMMYEEAKAPPSDRIVTKLISSSEAAAAANPSAKFSYLDIFNDVVKRDEERCQRMLQSTSVLQPSRELDAFLQQLQQNPQQYANLSAAEKLALQQYQIHSAHQKSQQQAQLQAAQQLQQQQQARPDHYEKFHLLRPNAEIVRPIPTTFSHFLNKATTSTVSSSASAPQFLQPPAAASIAAPTPISTPHAMPSPSVGVQTAPPTPQAVHHPVMPIIPGKPSSVNSNVSDVSSDDDDVRNPEKLPANRLPPLPGDKTAFRSVIDLRATGHVAVTKKIPVKYPLVVQAQNGIQPIKDYGPPCKNLVYEDLSDDE from the exons ATGGAAAG cttcaaagaGCTCGCCCGTGAATATGATGAGAAGTTCAAAGCCTTTCAAGATGATCTTCAAAAATGGGAAGAAACTTCAGAaagaaa agAATACGCAGAGTTTCATCGTGTTCAAGCAGAATCTGAATTCCCAGAGCTGAAAAGAGAACGGGAGGATCGAGAACGATGGGCTCGTGCTGAACGAATCCGCGGTGAAGATGAGAAGAGTATGCTGGCAAAAGAGCACGCCGACAAGAAAATTCGGCTAGGTGTTGCAAAAATCCCACGACTTCTCACAGAGAGTGAACGAAAAATGGATGAATTTGTGGAACGACCCGGTTCAATTCTGAAAGATATGAAGAAAGAACATCGACAATCAGTGTTGGATCGTCTTGAAGAATGGAGCCCTGAAGAGAGATCATTGTTTAAGAGTCGACAAGCAGATCATGTGAAGATTTTCCATGGACTAACcgagttttttgttgataaaaccGCATCGGATCTTGTGCTTTTTTACTATATGAACAAGAAAACCGAAGACTACAAGAAGGACTTCAAACCTAAGAAACGAGTCACAAAATATAAAGTTGGAGCATTTCCATCGGTTGAAGAGCTTGCATACTTTCGAATGATGCCTCCTTtggatttttcttcatttcccaAAAACTCTCTAATGTGTTATTTTTGCTGTCGTACAGTCAACGGAATCGATCTTAATGGAACATTTATGCCAAAAGAGGcttatgaaatttttg cTATCTGTCCTGATGAAGATCGAGTTGTTTGTTCGGGTTGTCGTGAAGAAGCTGCAAAACTATATAAAGACAA TCGGTGCTTTGGTAATCGATGCTCAAATCAGAAGAAACGAGCAAATCGAGTCAATAGGAATATTCCTCTAGATTTCGCCGACTTTCCAGTCAGAACGCGTGCATTCATCATGGATAAACTCGGATCGACACGTGTTGCTGTCAAATTTTGTACTCCATGCAAGAATGCCTTGACTCGGTGGATTAATGAT gtgaacAACAAAGAGGAAACAATAATGGCAGAACTCTTGAACTATGAGGGACAAGTTGGTTGGACGGATGATGAAAAGACAAAACTTGTGACATTAATTAACTCATCACCGACACTTGATTGGGTTTCCATTTCGGAAGGAATGAATCGTCGACCGAATGAGTGCAAAATGCAATATGATGCTATGAATGGTGTCAAAACTCAGCCAATGATTGAAGAAGTTGATGAAGAAGATGGAAATGGTCAGGAAGAAGGAGGTGATGCATTGGTGAATACACCTACAACATCAAGCGCTGCTGCCAGAAGAAGTGGATTAGCGAGGAATGCTAAAAAACC AGTGCGAACACCTCGGGCTCCTCGTTCAGCTGGAGGTCGTAGAACAGGCGGAGCTGTTACTCGTGCTCAGGCAGTGCCAAAACCCGTCGAGGATCTTGGAgaggaaattgatgaaatggAGATTGAAGATAATGATGAGGATGCAAGCAGAGGTAGTAGAGGGAAGGATTCCAAGGCACCAAGTGATCGAGATGGGTCTCCAGCTGATATGGAAGGTGATTCACCTGAAGGACAGGATCAAGACGCTGATCAAGACCAAGATCAAGATCAGGATGTAGATGAAGAGGAAGAGGAGGTGATTGTCAGAGACATTGATTCACCTGTAAAGACGTTATTATCACCGAAGATTTTGTCTGGGGGTCACAAACCAGATTTTCCACCAGTACCCCGAATTCAAAAGCCATCGACATCGTCCCAACCTCCACCGCCGGAACCAATGGATACAAAGGAAAATGAGTCTGATGATGGTGAGGAGGACAATGACATTCTCGAGATTGATGTAGACGAGCCACCAGCAAAAAGGCCCACACCAACCTCTTCATCATCCCATCTCATCGGCTCAAGCAGTGTTGGCGGCAGTGAACGAGAGCTCGGTGGGCGTGGTCTTGTccaacaacaacagcagcagcagccacAGGCACAGAGTGCCGCGCCTCCAGTGACCGTCTCTACAGCCGCTGCTGCAACAGCCGAGAGACTCGTCAATGCCACGTCGCCCTCACCCTCTGTCGCCTCTCAGCATCTAGTACCAACTGAAACAAGTACATCTGTTCCGCCGGTCACTATTGTGCCTCCTGCCATTCAACAGCCAGTCGTTGTCATATCTGGTGCGGCGCCTCAGTTTACTCAACAACAGACGACACATTCACCAGCTCTAATTGCACAACCTATTCCTCAACAGCTTATACCGCAACGAGTCTCTACGCCTGCTCAGATACTCACGCCGACTCCAGTTCGACCGACTGCGGCGTCAACTCCTTCTATGGATCAATTTCTTGGGTTATTCAAGCAGcaacaacagcagcaacaacaacagccACAACAATCGAATCTTATGCAACAACTTGGAAATATAAATCCTCAGTTTCttgctcttcttcttcaacaacaacagcaacagCAACAAGTTCAACAGGCACAGGTACAGGCAGCTCAAACTCAAGGATCTCTTACATCTGGAACTCCATTTCAAGCACAGCAAAGACCAGATGAAGCACTTCAGAAGTTATTTTCTAGTCCAG AGATGCTCGGAACACTACTCAAcgcaaaatatcaatttcctCAGTTTCCACAAGCTATTCAACAAAATCCATTGCTCATGAACGCTCAACATCAGCTAATTCTTCAGCAGCAGCAACTAGCCATGCAGCATGCACAAGCTCAGGCAGCGCAGGCAGCGCAGGCACAAGCAGCTCAAGCAGCACAGGCACAGGCACAAGCTCAAGCCGAAGCTAAACTGAAAACCCAAGCCGCTCAAGCGAAAGCTCAAGCTGATGCTCAGGCTCGAGTACAAACTCAACAGCAGGCACATTTGAAGGCTCAAGCACAAGCTCAATATCAGATGAATCGTCCTCAACTCATTCCGGCAAGTGTTCAAATGCCGATAGGAATTAATACTGCGTATCATCAAAAATCGCTGACTCCCTCTGAAACATCAGCAAGTGCGACACCTCCGGCTCATCGTCCACGAGCTGCAACAACAGTTGGAAGTAAGATGCCAGCTGGTAGATCTAATGTTCAAGAAGCTGAGCTGAGGACCCTGAAAGAAGAGCTAATCAAG agaattcgTCTGTTTCGCGATAGAATAGCCGAGGATGCACATTTGAAACGAGAGGAGGAGAATATTGTAACTTACACTGCACAAATTCAAGCCTCGCGAGTGCAATACAATACCGAAATTCTCGGCCAGATGAAACAACGTTATGAGCAAGCTGCTGCAAGACGAATTGAAATAGTGAAGGAATTGGATGAACCTGCTAAATT tattAATGGAGTGCAGAATAAGTTCAACGATTTCTCCGTTTTCAAGCTTGATGAG attgatcGTCAAACTTTACATGAAATACTTCAACGATACGCCGCAGAGCAGAAACCCGATCAACTTCAACAGCAGCAAAATGATTTCCACAATTTATTACGTCAGAACAATATTGGAATTCGTCAAGCTCAG TATCCAGCACTGCAGGCTTCACCACATCAAGCGGCCATCATTCAGCACCAGCAGCAGCAGGAAGCATTCAAGAAACTACAACAGCAGCATCAAGATGCTCAAAAGAGAAAACTTGAAGCTCCAGTATCTTCAGCAACTCCGCAAGTCAAGCGTATTGCACTTAGCCAATCATCTCCTGTTCAACGTTTTTCACAACATCCAAATGGAACTCTACCACACAATTTGGCTGTTGTTTATCAGAATAAGATG ccTCAAGATCGTGAGAAGCTTCTCCAAGAACAACAGTTGAATCAATACCTTTTTGCTGCTCAACAACAGCATCTAcagcaacaacagcaacaTCATGGTACCCAACCAGAGCAAAAATCAAAGAGAAAATCAGGAATTGAAAGCATCACAAGTATGCAAGGTGCACCTCATCGTCATATTCAATTGGCTGGGCCTTCTTCTTCTCGAATTCAAAGTGGTAGAGGTGTTAGTCCTGCTCTTTCAGCTTCAAGAAGTGTTGCACCAACG atctcTGGGGCTGCTGGTCGTAGTATCACTGCCGGAACATCGGGACATTCATCTACTTCCGATTACAACAAG gaaCTTGCTGAGAGGATGAATGAAGTTTTCAAGCCAACTCATCCGCAGCTTCTTCAAACAAAAGCTTCTGCAATGAATTCGAATGCAGTGTCACCTGCAAACACAAATAATTCAGATGAAATTGAATGTGTATATCAAGGACCACCCAAGACGCCAGCATCTATAAAACGTCTTCAACCGACAGAAGGACCTAGAACTCTTTCTGGACAACGAATGAAGAGCATTTTAAGTGTTCCTGCTCACCAGCGAAGATCGAGCATTCCACCAGTGAAAACAGAAGATGAAGCTATGGAGTGTCTTTCAATGATGATGTATGAAGAGGCGAAGGCGCCGCCATCTGATCGGATTGTGACTAAATTGATTTCGAGTAGCGAAGCTGCTGCCGCCGCGAATCCGTCTGCCAAGTTTTCGTATCTTGATATTTTTAACGACGTTGTCAAGAGAGACGAGGAACGTTGTCAGAGAATGCTCCAATCGACTTCTGTACTTCAACCATCACGAGAACTAGATGCATTCCTACAACAATTGCAACAGAATCCACAGCAATATGCAAATCTTTCCGCGGCGGAGAAGCTCGCACTACAACAATATCAAATTCATAGTGCTCATCAGAAATCTCAACAACAAGCTCAACTGCAGGCGGCACAACAATtgcaacagcagcagcaagCCAGGCCTGATCATTACGAGAAATTCCATCTTTTG CGTCCCAATGCGGAAATTGTCCGGCCGATCCCAACAacgttttctcattttttgaacaaagcgACAACGTCTACAGTTTCATCGTCCGCATCAGCTCCACAGTTTCTGCAACCGCCAGCAGCAGCTTCAATTGCTGCACCAACTCCAATTTCCACACCACATGCGATGCCATCTCCCTCAGTAGGTGTACAGACAGCACCTCCGACTCCACAAGCTGTACATCATCCTGTTATGCCTATTATTCCTGGTAAACCATCATCAGTCAACTCAAATGTGTCAGATGTGTCTTCAGATGATGACGATGTTCGAAATCCTGAGAAGTTGCCAGCCAACAGATTGCCTCCTCTTCCAGGCG ataaaaCAGCTTTCCGATCAGTTATCGATTTACGGGCAACCGGTCACGTGGCAGTTACCAAGAAGATTCCAGTCAAATATCCCTTAGTTGTTCAAGCTCAAAACGGGATTCAACCAATCAAAGATTACGGTCCACCATGCAAAAATCTTGTTTATGAAGACTTATCGGATGATGAATAG
- the gei-8 gene encoding Nuclear receptor corepressor 1 (Partially confirmed by transcript evidence), translating to MESFKELAREYDEKFKAFQDDLQKWEETSERKEYAEFHRVQAESEFPELKREREDRERWARAERIRGEDEKSMLAKEHADKKIRLGVAKIPRLLTESERKMDEFVERPGSILKDMKKEHRQSVLDRLEEWSPEERSLFKSRQADHVKIFHGLTEFFVDKTASDLVLFYYMNKKTEDYKKDFKPKKRVTKYKVGAFPSVEELAYFRMMPPLDFSSFPKNSLMCYFCCRTVNGIDLNGTFMPKEAYEIFAICPDEDRVVCSGCREEAAKLYKDNRCFGNRCSNQKKRANRVNRNIPLDFADFPVRTRAFIMDKLGSTRVAVKFCTPCKNALTRWINDVNNKEETIMAELLNYEGQVGWTDDEKTKLVTLINSSPTLDWVSISEGMNRRPNECKMQYDAMNGVKTQPMIEEVDEEDGNGQEEGGDALVNTPTTSSAAARRSGLARNAKKPVRTPRAPRSAGGRRTGGAVTRAQAVPKPVEDLGEEIDEMEIEDNDEDASRGSRGKDSKAPSDRDGSPADMEGDSPEGQDQDADQDQDQDQDVDEEEEEVIVRDIDSPVKTLLSPKILSGGHKPDFPPVPRIQKPSTSSQPPPPEPMDTKENESDDGEEDNDILEIDVDEPPAKRPTPTSSSSHLIGSSSVGGSERELGGRGLVQQQQQQQPQAQSAAPPVTVSTAAAATAERLVNATSPSPSVASQHLVPTETSTSVPPVTIVPPAIQQPVVVISGAAPQFTQQQTTHSPALIAQPIPQQLIPQRVSTPAQILTPTPVRPTAASTPSMDQFLGLFKQQQQQQQQQPQQSNLMQQLGNINPQFLALLLQQQQQQQQVQQAQVQAAQTQGSLTSGTPFQAQQRPDEALQKLFSSPEMLGTLLNAKYQFPQFPQAIQQNPLLMNAQHQLILQQQQLAMQHAQAQAAQAAQAQAAQAAQAQAQAQAEAKLKTQAAQAKAQADAQARVQTQQQAHLKAQAQAQYQMNRPQLIPASVQMPIGINTAYHQKSLTPSETSASATPPAHRPRAATTVGSKMPAGRSNVQEAELRTLKEELIKRIRLFRDRIAEDAHLKREEENIVTYTAQIQASRVQYNTEILGQMKQRYEQAAARRIEIVKELDEPAKFINGVQNKFNDFSVFKLDEIDRQTLHEILQRYAAEQKPDQLQQQQNDFHNLLRQNNIGIRQAQPQDREKLLQEQQLNQYLFAAQQQHLQQQQQHHGTQPEQKSKRKSGIESITSMQGAPHRHIQLAGPSSSRIQSGRGVSPALSASRSVAPTISGAAGRSITAGTSGHSSTSDYNKELAERMNEVFKPTHPQLLQTKASAMNSNAVSPANTNNSDEIECVYQGPPKTPASIKRLQPTEGPRTLSGQRMKSILSVPAHQRRSSIPPVKTEDEAMECLSMMMYEEAKAPPSDRIVTKLISSSEAAAAANPSAKFSYLDIFNDVVKRDEERCQRMLQSTSVLQPSRELDAFLQQLQQNPQQYANLSAAEKLALQQYQIHSAHQKSQQQAQLQAAQQLQQQQQARPDHYEKFHLLRPNAEIVRPIPTTFSHFLNKATTSTVSSSASAPQFLQPPAAASIAAPTPISTPHAMPSPSVGVQTAPPTPQAVHHPVMPIIPGKPSSVNSNVSDVSSDDDDVRNPEKLPANRLPPLPGDKTAFRSVIDLRATGHVAVTKKIPVKYPLVVQAQNGIQPIKDYGPPCKNLVYEDLSDDE from the exons ATGGAAAG cttcaaagaGCTCGCCCGTGAATATGATGAGAAGTTCAAAGCCTTTCAAGATGATCTTCAAAAATGGGAAGAAACTTCAGAaagaaa agAATACGCAGAGTTTCATCGTGTTCAAGCAGAATCTGAATTCCCAGAGCTGAAAAGAGAACGGGAGGATCGAGAACGATGGGCTCGTGCTGAACGAATCCGCGGTGAAGATGAGAAGAGTATGCTGGCAAAAGAGCACGCCGACAAGAAAATTCGGCTAGGTGTTGCAAAAATCCCACGACTTCTCACAGAGAGTGAACGAAAAATGGATGAATTTGTGGAACGACCCGGTTCAATTCTGAAAGATATGAAGAAAGAACATCGACAATCAGTGTTGGATCGTCTTGAAGAATGGAGCCCTGAAGAGAGATCATTGTTTAAGAGTCGACAAGCAGATCATGTGAAGATTTTCCATGGACTAACcgagttttttgttgataaaaccGCATCGGATCTTGTGCTTTTTTACTATATGAACAAGAAAACCGAAGACTACAAGAAGGACTTCAAACCTAAGAAACGAGTCACAAAATATAAAGTTGGAGCATTTCCATCGGTTGAAGAGCTTGCATACTTTCGAATGATGCCTCCTTtggatttttcttcatttcccaAAAACTCTCTAATGTGTTATTTTTGCTGTCGTACAGTCAACGGAATCGATCTTAATGGAACATTTATGCCAAAAGAGGcttatgaaatttttg cTATCTGTCCTGATGAAGATCGAGTTGTTTGTTCGGGTTGTCGTGAAGAAGCTGCAAAACTATATAAAGACAA TCGGTGCTTTGGTAATCGATGCTCAAATCAGAAGAAACGAGCAAATCGAGTCAATAGGAATATTCCTCTAGATTTCGCCGACTTTCCAGTCAGAACGCGTGCATTCATCATGGATAAACTCGGATCGACACGTGTTGCTGTCAAATTTTGTACTCCATGCAAGAATGCCTTGACTCGGTGGATTAATGAT gtgaacAACAAAGAGGAAACAATAATGGCAGAACTCTTGAACTATGAGGGACAAGTTGGTTGGACGGATGATGAAAAGACAAAACTTGTGACATTAATTAACTCATCACCGACACTTGATTGGGTTTCCATTTCGGAAGGAATGAATCGTCGACCGAATGAGTGCAAAATGCAATATGATGCTATGAATGGTGTCAAAACTCAGCCAATGATTGAAGAAGTTGATGAAGAAGATGGAAATGGTCAGGAAGAAGGAGGTGATGCATTGGTGAATACACCTACAACATCAAGCGCTGCTGCCAGAAGAAGTGGATTAGCGAGGAATGCTAAAAAACC AGTGCGAACACCTCGGGCTCCTCGTTCAGCTGGAGGTCGTAGAACAGGCGGAGCTGTTACTCGTGCTCAGGCAGTGCCAAAACCCGTCGAGGATCTTGGAgaggaaattgatgaaatggAGATTGAAGATAATGATGAGGATGCAAGCAGAGGTAGTAGAGGGAAGGATTCCAAGGCACCAAGTGATCGAGATGGGTCTCCAGCTGATATGGAAGGTGATTCACCTGAAGGACAGGATCAAGACGCTGATCAAGACCAAGATCAAGATCAGGATGTAGATGAAGAGGAAGAGGAGGTGATTGTCAGAGACATTGATTCACCTGTAAAGACGTTATTATCACCGAAGATTTTGTCTGGGGGTCACAAACCAGATTTTCCACCAGTACCCCGAATTCAAAAGCCATCGACATCGTCCCAACCTCCACCGCCGGAACCAATGGATACAAAGGAAAATGAGTCTGATGATGGTGAGGAGGACAATGACATTCTCGAGATTGATGTAGACGAGCCACCAGCAAAAAGGCCCACACCAACCTCTTCATCATCCCATCTCATCGGCTCAAGCAGTGTTGGCGGCAGTGAACGAGAGCTCGGTGGGCGTGGTCTTGTccaacaacaacagcagcagcagccacAGGCACAGAGTGCCGCGCCTCCAGTGACCGTCTCTACAGCCGCTGCTGCAACAGCCGAGAGACTCGTCAATGCCACGTCGCCCTCACCCTCTGTCGCCTCTCAGCATCTAGTACCAACTGAAACAAGTACATCTGTTCCGCCGGTCACTATTGTGCCTCCTGCCATTCAACAGCCAGTCGTTGTCATATCTGGTGCGGCGCCTCAGTTTACTCAACAACAGACGACACATTCACCAGCTCTAATTGCACAACCTATTCCTCAACAGCTTATACCGCAACGAGTCTCTACGCCTGCTCAGATACTCACGCCGACTCCAGTTCGACCGACTGCGGCGTCAACTCCTTCTATGGATCAATTTCTTGGGTTATTCAAGCAGcaacaacagcagcaacaacaacagccACAACAATCGAATCTTATGCAACAACTTGGAAATATAAATCCTCAGTTTCttgctcttcttcttcaacaacaacagcaacagCAACAAGTTCAACAGGCACAGGTACAGGCAGCTCAAACTCAAGGATCTCTTACATCTGGAACTCCATTTCAAGCACAGCAAAGACCAGATGAAGCACTTCAGAAGTTATTTTCTAGTCCAG AGATGCTCGGAACACTACTCAAcgcaaaatatcaatttcctCAGTTTCCACAAGCTATTCAACAAAATCCATTGCTCATGAACGCTCAACATCAGCTAATTCTTCAGCAGCAGCAACTAGCCATGCAGCATGCACAAGCTCAGGCAGCGCAGGCAGCGCAGGCACAAGCAGCTCAAGCAGCACAGGCACAGGCACAAGCTCAAGCCGAAGCTAAACTGAAAACCCAAGCCGCTCAAGCGAAAGCTCAAGCTGATGCTCAGGCTCGAGTACAAACTCAACAGCAGGCACATTTGAAGGCTCAAGCACAAGCTCAATATCAGATGAATCGTCCTCAACTCATTCCGGCAAGTGTTCAAATGCCGATAGGAATTAATACTGCGTATCATCAAAAATCGCTGACTCCCTCTGAAACATCAGCAAGTGCGACACCTCCGGCTCATCGTCCACGAGCTGCAACAACAGTTGGAAGTAAGATGCCAGCTGGTAGATCTAATGTTCAAGAAGCTGAGCTGAGGACCCTGAAAGAAGAGCTAATCAAG agaattcgTCTGTTTCGCGATAGAATAGCCGAGGATGCACATTTGAAACGAGAGGAGGAGAATATTGTAACTTACACTGCACAAATTCAAGCCTCGCGAGTGCAATACAATACCGAAATTCTCGGCCAGATGAAACAACGTTATGAGCAAGCTGCTGCAAGACGAATTGAAATAGTGAAGGAATTGGATGAACCTGCTAAATT tattAATGGAGTGCAGAATAAGTTCAACGATTTCTCCGTTTTCAAGCTTGATGAG attgatcGTCAAACTTTACATGAAATACTTCAACGATACGCCGCAGAGCAGAAACCCGATCAACTTCAACAGCAGCAAAATGATTTCCACAATTTATTACGTCAGAACAATATTGGAATTCGTCAAGCTCAG ccTCAAGATCGTGAGAAGCTTCTCCAAGAACAACAGTTGAATCAATACCTTTTTGCTGCTCAACAACAGCATCTAcagcaacaacagcaacaTCATGGTACCCAACCAGAGCAAAAATCAAAGAGAAAATCAGGAATTGAAAGCATCACAAGTATGCAAGGTGCACCTCATCGTCATATTCAATTGGCTGGGCCTTCTTCTTCTCGAATTCAAAGTGGTAGAGGTGTTAGTCCTGCTCTTTCAGCTTCAAGAAGTGTTGCACCAACG atctcTGGGGCTGCTGGTCGTAGTATCACTGCCGGAACATCGGGACATTCATCTACTTCCGATTACAACAAG gaaCTTGCTGAGAGGATGAATGAAGTTTTCAAGCCAACTCATCCGCAGCTTCTTCAAACAAAAGCTTCTGCAATGAATTCGAATGCAGTGTCACCTGCAAACACAAATAATTCAGATGAAATTGAATGTGTATATCAAGGACCACCCAAGACGCCAGCATCTATAAAACGTCTTCAACCGACAGAAGGACCTAGAACTCTTTCTGGACAACGAATGAAGAGCATTTTAAGTGTTCCTGCTCACCAGCGAAGATCGAGCATTCCACCAGTGAAAACAGAAGATGAAGCTATGGAGTGTCTTTCAATGATGATGTATGAAGAGGCGAAGGCGCCGCCATCTGATCGGATTGTGACTAAATTGATTTCGAGTAGCGAAGCTGCTGCCGCCGCGAATCCGTCTGCCAAGTTTTCGTATCTTGATATTTTTAACGACGTTGTCAAGAGAGACGAGGAACGTTGTCAGAGAATGCTCCAATCGACTTCTGTACTTCAACCATCACGAGAACTAGATGCATTCCTACAACAATTGCAACAGAATCCACAGCAATATGCAAATCTTTCCGCGGCGGAGAAGCTCGCACTACAACAATATCAAATTCATAGTGCTCATCAGAAATCTCAACAACAAGCTCAACTGCAGGCGGCACAACAATtgcaacagcagcagcaagCCAGGCCTGATCATTACGAGAAATTCCATCTTTTG CGTCCCAATGCGGAAATTGTCCGGCCGATCCCAACAacgttttctcattttttgaacaaagcgACAACGTCTACAGTTTCATCGTCCGCATCAGCTCCACAGTTTCTGCAACCGCCAGCAGCAGCTTCAATTGCTGCACCAACTCCAATTTCCACACCACATGCGATGCCATCTCCCTCAGTAGGTGTACAGACAGCACCTCCGACTCCACAAGCTGTACATCATCCTGTTATGCCTATTATTCCTGGTAAACCATCATCAGTCAACTCAAATGTGTCAGATGTGTCTTCAGATGATGACGATGTTCGAAATCCTGAGAAGTTGCCAGCCAACAGATTGCCTCCTCTTCCAGGCG ataaaaCAGCTTTCCGATCAGTTATCGATTTACGGGCAACCGGTCACGTGGCAGTTACCAAGAAGATTCCAGTCAAATATCCCTTAGTTGTTCAAGCTCAAAACGGGATTCAACCAATCAAAGATTACGGTCCACCATGCAAAAATCTTGTTTATGAAGACTTATCGGATGATGAATAG